In one Silene latifolia isolate original U9 population unplaced genomic scaffold, ASM4854445v1 scaffold_390, whole genome shotgun sequence genomic region, the following are encoded:
- the LOC141639434 gene encoding uncharacterized protein LOC141639434, which produces MMGEGGKAGEGKNGNGSKTIEQIAPSSPLYLHPSDSPNLPLTNIIFNGENYDLWADAVRNGLDAKNKLGFVEGTIKRPEVIEGEEETLPSVAWRQCNAMVKAWLRSVIDHRLHSSITFSGTVMEIWKELKERYSNGNAPRVHQLKGELNECKQAKNQSVVGYYTRLKAIWDELGNYSHVPQCTCGAAAALTKERD; this is translated from the coding sequence ATGATGGGAGAAGGAGGGAAAGCAGGCGAAGGAAAGAATGGAAACGGTAGCAAGACGATCGAACAAATTGCTCCGTCTTCGCCACTTTATTTACACCCATCTGATAGTCCCAATTTGCCATTGACAAATATAATTTTCAATGGCGAAAACTACGACCTTTGGGCAGATGCAGTCCGGAATGGTCTCGACGCCAAAAACAAATTAGGATTCGTCGAGGGAACCATAAAAAGGCCGGAAGTCATCGAAGGGGAAGAGGAAACTCTTCCATCTGTTGCGTGGCGTCAATGTAACGCCATGGTAAAAGCATGGCTGAGAAGTGTAATAGACCACAGACTTCATTCAAGCATTACGTTTTCAGGAACCGTAATGGAAATCTGGAAAGAGCTTAAAGAACGTTACTCAAATGGTAACGCGCCCCGTGTGCACCAATTGAAGGGAGAATTGAACGAGTGTAAACAAGCGAAGAATCAGTCGGTTGTTGGATATTACACTCGTTTGAAGGCAATTTGGGATGAGCTAGGAAACTACAGTCATGTACCTCAATGCACCTGTGGAGCCGCGGCAGCACTGACCAAAGAGCGGGATTAG